The DNA sequence TATGATGTTTAAATGTGTTTAAATTGTAGCcctgaaaaaacaaacatcgCATTTCAACAAAGAAAAGGACCAAGAGAAGAAAGATGAAAAAACAGAAGAGTTGAGCcacattacatacatataataaagCTCATAACAttgacattttaaaatatagaattcattccattataattaaattatctatgTGATTTTTATGCACAAGcaaatactaattttactttttcaattatggtataaatattttatgtaaccCATTGAATTTGCAGAATTGAAGTTATAGAAGATACTCCAACTGTTGAAACGTGTAGGGTGGTTAGAAGAACAAGGAACAATCGGAAAACCTGTGGTCCTCGAACAAGAAAGCAAAGACAAGTAAAATAATTCGCAATTATTACAAACATGCAATACTATTAAGTTTTCTTGTGATTGTTACtgatataacaaatttttttagacAAGAGCTCCATCAGAACACGACTCAgatttagaaattgtttttgtgGAAGACAAATTGAATTCGTTGGAAAATGATTTGATAATAGTAGAAAACAATATCCACGTTAACTCTAGCGACGATGAAAACTATGACATAGATATTAAAATCCTTTGGCGATCCAAAAATGTGCatcgtttgaaaattcgttgcgtacgtaaacaaaattttgataaatgaattgttatattacatacaatgtatttcatattgtatttctaattttttcagaatgaaAACTTTCGAAAAGTTTTCGAGTATTTTGCTAATTTCGAACAAGTTTCTACGGATGAGATCTTAATAACTAAAAACGATAAAACCATTAAAAAAGGCGATACTCCAGCTTCCATAAATCTATCTGTGATCGATATACTTGGTAAATtgattcaaatttcttaatgCTAATTTCGATACAAGTCCAGACTagtttttttgtaattagttattacagaaaattgaagcaaacatatttttgtagaaGGAGGTATTGTCACAAAAGGTAGTAATACATTGCAAAATGACATGGAAAACAAAGTTGATGAAGATACTCGTATTATAAAAGTACAGACAAAAAGCAAGAAGTATCTAACGATATCGGTTATGCGAGATGAAAATTTCGAAGCACTTTGGGCAAAATGTGCACAGGaattaaatatcgaagagtcgaaaatgaaactttactTTGATGGAGAATTAATTGCAATGACAGATACACCAGACTCATTAGAAATAGAAGACGAAGCTTGTTTCGATCTTCAAATATCGTCCTAGTttagcattttaattttatttattgaactaatgttatttaaattataagtaattaGTGACAACATATttccaaacaattatttctatatgaaaaattaattagtgcATTCCATAATTATAGAATGTCTTTTAGAGTATTTCAGATCAAACAAGGGAAATCTATACATAAAAGTACATATTGAATGATAACTGTGAGTACTTAttagtaaaaaatgtatatttaattttcgtttatcattaaaattttatatcaattaattaaaattaatttgagtcAAAATTAATGGTGATCCTTCAGAAGGAGGTAATTCCATTGTTTCCTGTGCTTCCACGATTCTActtctaattatatttcccTCGGCATCAGTCTCGTcaatcgatattaaaatgttcGAAATGACTGGCATCGATTTCCCTTCGTAGCCGTCCTCTTTCGATACGTTTTCTGTTCCTCTATTTTCATCCTCATCCACTGTCTCATCCGAATCTTCAAAGAcctaaaaataacaaattttatttgattctgtattttaatttcttacaaatatttatttgaaattaactaAAAGTATTACCTCTACTCGAGGTAtactagaatttttatttagtttaattttgtatttcttctcTTCGATTTTTGTCTTCGAATGAATCGAAGAATCGCTATCTTCTTCGACAGCCTCGTATCTGACCATTTGCAATCTATAACAGCCATCTTCGTTATGAGTGTACTGAAATTTTGTGTGTCCACTAGGTAGTTGCAATCGATGCGCCTCGATTAAATGTTTCGTCAATCTGTagctttttctgtattttattgGACATTCATGGCAGCAGTACCACCGTACTTGCTTATCGTGAACTCGTTCTACGTGtcttaaaatatgaaaaattgattagaaGTTTATTTCTAAACTGCTCCCTtccaaattttacaattattagtCGAATTTATACATTACCTATCAAGACTGTATGCACCTTTACACGTGTATAAACATCCCTCAAAGTGACACGAGAAATTGGGTCCATTTGTGTGAACTGTCATATGCGAATCAAGATCCTGTTGGGACTTTGCAGCGTGCTTGCAAAGTTGACAGGGAAAATTTCTACTAGAGACGTGTCGGTATCTAACGTGTTTAGCCAAACTGGCTGGCGATTCACAGCTCATATCGCACAGACtgcatttataattaaaaacatgCAACCGCATATGGTCCCTCAAAATTCCTTCCGTGGGATAGAATTTATTGCAGTGGGAGCACTTGAATCCCTGAACTGACGAAcaaatttagttatttttatggataaaattatattaataaaatagagtagcaagaaatttaattttatatcataattTTATACCATCAATTGAAATTTGCCGTTTGCAGTGCAcatgaaatttggtattaGAAGCGAATGTCGCGCCGCAATTGGGACAAGCAACAGTCTTTTCCTTTGTATGACGTCGTACGTGATCTCGTAACTTGTATAAATTAGGGTGAAAGACATTGCAACCTGTCCATTTGCATTCTAAACCTCCCTCAATTTTTTTACCTCGTGGACTCTCTTCTACGTGAGCAGCAACATGGTACAAGAACAACTGATAATTTCTGAAATGTGTTAGACATTCTTCCCATCGACACAGAAGAGGCGGTGGAAGGTCTACGACATTCTTCCATCCAGAGTCCCGATGGCATTtctacaacaaaaaattataaattaaaataactaaaGTAAAATTGTGAAGTTTCCATATCAtgctattattaaaataagaaacaattttgttttaaaaagatattcgagtagttatttaaaaaatttgaaactaacGTGAATAcagatacaattttattacaagagtttatacaaaattcattcaGACTCCGACTGCAGAAAACccagaaataaattgcaaagtaagcctttaaaacaaaagaagaaaaactaTGTAGAAGTAGATGGAACAGagtttatacaattttattacaataaaataatattattcaattaaaagtattttatttaattttgaatttaaagaaaagaaattaatgataaatCGTTCAGATTAATTGGgattctataatttaatatattagttGAGTAATCAAATATTGAATGAATCCTTACAGGCAATTTAATTCTGGCGCGAATATTTGAACCAATGCACTTCAGCTTCGTATGATACGCGTGATAATTGACATGCCTCGAAATCTCGTCAGGATCGTTGTTCGCATAGAAACAACCATCCCACTGGCATACATAAACTTCAACACCTTTCTCATTTGTTTCCGTACTTAAATCAGGCACGTGTTGAGCTACATGTTTCGCAAATCTCTCAACATGATCCGTTTCGAATTCGCAATTGGTCCACGCACAGGAAAGATTAAGAACCTCGCGATTCTGCGCCAAACCAACTCTCCTTCTTTTCGCGCCGCATTCGGATACAGAATCGAATTCTGAATCAGTAACATAACtttcatcgtcatcgtcatcgtcatcagCTTTTCTTTTCtgcgtttcgttcgaatacGCGCAATCCTTTTGGGACTTAATCCAATCGAGACAACGTTGTTCCGAATCTTTGCTAGTTATCAACTTTTCACCGAATTCtgccatttttttaaatatttattacagagCGGTGAACATGAACATCGACTTATTTgaaatctacatttttttgttaaatgtaGAATTTCCAACTACTTCGCAACTTCAACCTTGTATCTCTTTTGTCGATGGTCATTGTTGGTACTCGAGTTTGAGTACCTAACCTGACTGTAACGTAACGCGAAATAAAGtatcttattttatcaaaGATTCCTGATATCTCGCTATCGAacgtttaaatgtttcaaaaacttttccaaagacgaatatggaaaatatcgaCTATTTCCGCGGGAATGAAATGCACGTTTCTTCATTCGCAAATTTCACTGGGAAAACTCCTCGATGGacacaaaaattgttccaCGATTTATGCGCTTTCCTCTGGTTGTTACACTGTCTATTTCATTCCTTAGATATATTTCTCGTTATCGATGCTTACACGGTTGCCGTGCGAAAGTTCGACACTCTTCTCGACGACCGTGACATGTCACGAAATTCCGCCAATTTTCACTGCGCATgtgtattacaaatttaaatggaactttCCGATTcattatttgcaatttataggaataagaataagaatacaAATACAATGTTTCgttaagttaaataaataagatattttcgatataaattatCCTATCGAAATAACATCTTTGTTTTTGCATaacttttacataaataaacattacattagatatagaatatagaaaaataattatttaaataaaaacagttacttgatatttatttctttaattaatatcagaagttcaaattaatcattttactAGCACAACATTCCc is a window from the Hylaeus volcanicus isolate JK05 chromosome 7, UHH_iyHylVolc1.0_haploid, whole genome shotgun sequence genome containing:
- the LOC128879579 gene encoding DNA repair protein Rad60; translated protein: METVQLESSSEDDNDIYLNPVAKLKALKKQTSHFNKEKDQEKKDEKTEEIEVIEDTPTVETCRVVRRTRNNRKTCGPRTRKQRQTRAPSEHDSDLEIVFVEDKLNSLENDLIIVENNIHVNSSDDENYDIDIKILWRSKNVHRLKIRCNENFRKVFEYFANFEQVSTDEILITKNDKTIKKGDTPASINLSVIDILEGGIVTKGSNTLQNDMENKVDEDTRIIKVQTKSKKYLTISVMRDENFEALWAKCAQELNIEESKMKLYFDGELIAMTDTPDSLEIEDEACFDLQISS
- the LOC128879575 gene encoding histone H4 transcription factor, giving the protein MAEFGEKLITSKDSEQRCLDWIKSQKDCAYSNETQKRKADDDDDDDESYVTDSEFDSVSECGAKRRRVGLAQNREVLNLSCAWTNCEFETDHVERFAKHVAQHVPDLSTETNEKGVEVYVCQWDGCFYANNDPDEISRHVNYHAYHTKLKCIGSNIRARIKLPKCHRDSGWKNVVDLPPPLLCRWEECLTHFRNYQLFLYHVAAHVEESPRGKKIEGGLECKWTGCNVFHPNLYKLRDHVRRHTKEKTVACPNCGATFASNTKFHVHCKRQISIDVQGFKCSHCNKFYPTEGILRDHMRLHVFNYKCSLCDMSCESPASLAKHVRYRHVSSRNFPCQLCKHAAKSQQDLDSHMTVHTNGPNFSCHFEGCLYTCKGAYSLDRHVERVHDKQVRWYCCHECPIKYRKSYRLTKHLIEAHRLQLPSGHTKFQYTHNEDGCYRLQMVRYEAVEEDSDSSIHSKTKIEEKKYKIKLNKNSSIPRVEVFEDSDETVDEDENRGTENVSKEDGYEGKSMPVISNILISIDETDAEGNIIRSRIVEAQETMELPPSEGSPLILTQINFN